A single genomic interval of Trinickia acidisoli harbors:
- a CDS encoding SPOR domain-containing protein: MGFFSFGKKDDAPRRRSAGTRSTRSGGASSEVREARRSRRSERAGDADAMLLDPTLPEKQRARRRLVGAIALVVAAIVVLPMVLDSHPKPVTDDIAIDIPNRPATVPSRADDDHADDTQTGVVPDQADAGNVAAGSGTAVAGIASAPAPATLQSPANAAPLAAQGKSKQAEAKQAPAKQTQSGATATQAARTSASPPAKASPVPAPGSADADSGTPAAPPGARFAVQLGVFADDASARAWETKLKAAGVPAYIEHRQQADGKTRTLLRAGPFVDRAAASAAIAKVRDAGLTANAGNAAQ, encoded by the coding sequence ATGGGATTTTTCTCGTTCGGCAAGAAAGACGATGCCCCGCGCCGGCGGAGCGCCGGCACAAGATCCACGCGTAGCGGGGGAGCGTCGTCCGAAGTGCGCGAGGCACGGCGCAGCCGCCGCAGCGAGCGAGCCGGCGATGCCGATGCCATGCTGCTCGATCCGACGTTGCCCGAAAAGCAGCGCGCGCGCCGGCGTCTCGTCGGTGCGATCGCGCTCGTGGTGGCTGCGATCGTTGTCTTGCCGATGGTGCTCGATTCGCACCCGAAGCCGGTGACCGACGACATCGCAATCGACATCCCGAATCGTCCCGCGACCGTGCCGTCGCGAGCGGACGACGATCACGCCGACGATACGCAAACCGGTGTCGTGCCTGATCAAGCCGATGCGGGCAACGTTGCCGCGGGCTCGGGCACCGCAGTGGCTGGGATTGCCTCTGCACCGGCCCCCGCCACCCTGCAGTCGCCGGCCAACGCGGCGCCTCTCGCTGCGCAAGGCAAATCCAAGCAAGCGGAAGCGAAGCAAGCCCCGGCCAAGCAAACGCAGTCGGGCGCTACGGCAACGCAAGCGGCGCGTACGAGCGCGTCGCCGCCGGCTAAAGCGAGTCCCGTTCCCGCGCCCGGTTCGGCCGACGCCGATTCCGGCACACCCGCTGCGCCGCCGGGCGCGCGGTTTGCCGTGCAATTGGGTGTGTTTGCCGACGACGCAAGCGCGCGCGCTTGGGAAACGAAGCTCAAAGCCGCGGGCGTGCCCGCATACATCGAACATCGCCAGCAGGCCGACGGTAAGACGCGGACGTTGCTGCGGGCCGGTCCGTTCGTCGATCGCGCAGCCGCATCGGCCGCGATCGCGAAAGTGCGCGACGCCGGCTTGACGGCGAACGCGGGCAACGCGGCACAGTGA